Proteins encoded by one window of Chryseobacterium sp. POL2:
- a CDS encoding BspA family leucine-rich repeat surface protein produces the protein MKVFGKWSILLMILIGFLCFGQDKPMVMRVKFTETSFPWGFTGSSNFQYTTQKVGTPTVSPIQTGTDGFAVDEVGEYLVSILPPSGNVSVNTSVLSLNNPARENILELKNWGDIKWASVENLFYNAIQLGVSATDIPNLTNVSSLARMFYNCNALTEVPGINNWDTSHVTNISYMFQNAIRFNQDLSFNTSNVTNMFGVFFRASAFNKSVSFDTSNVTLMDAMFFEATKFNQALDFNTSKVTSMTYMFSGATAFNRPLAFDTSNVVSMEGMFGGATKFNQNLGGFTLKPGVFMAAFAVNSGISCFNLSNTLKKWAENPLTPSDIEVDFGSINYRSEAQVYYNQLLAKNWEIVSGGVDAMCGKKPLVLKIDFKETSFPWAFVGANDFQYTTQKVGESTVSAVKTGTNSFIVNTIGEYIVSITPPSSSVELNTQVLRINDPIRRNILELKNWGDVNWYSMEALFQNASRLILSATDKPNLMDVYSLSRLFANCESLITVPNINSWETGEITDMSSMFENAKTFNQTLSFDTGSVTSMYMMFSGAQSLNQPLRFDTSKVISMARMFSGASTFNQPLIFDTSKVVDMSYMFSGASIFNLPLAFDTSAATDMSYMFHNATAFNQPLWFNTSYVENMTSMFTGAVSFNQLLAFNTSKVVNMNWMFREAIAFNQPLAFNTSNVKSMVGMFFNASAYNQPITFDTSTVTNMELMFMNASVFNQNLGNLKLNSVVNTSPPALFVFAEYSGIDCVNYGKTLKGWAENNLTPNNIIMNFGSIAYGTDAVQYRNQLIEKGWSLKDGGLNSSCDSFLGTDVEMPSNDVFIYPNPATNEVNFVAEQASKVQVYSANGQLIKEIYSTKGGNKLNVSSLPNGVYILKIGHQTSRFIKK, from the coding sequence ATGAAAGTATTCGGAAAGTGGTCGATATTGTTGATGATTTTAATTGGATTTTTGTGCTTTGGACAAGATAAACCAATGGTAATGAGAGTTAAATTTACAGAAACATCTTTTCCATGGGGCTTTACAGGTTCTTCTAATTTTCAATATACCACACAAAAAGTGGGGACTCCCACCGTGAGTCCCATACAAACAGGAACAGATGGGTTTGCAGTAGATGAAGTAGGGGAATATCTTGTTTCTATCTTGCCACCATCTGGTAACGTATCGGTAAATACATCGGTTCTTTCTCTTAATAATCCTGCGAGAGAAAATATTTTGGAGTTAAAAAATTGGGGAGATATCAAATGGGCTTCGGTAGAAAATCTATTTTACAATGCAATACAGCTTGGTGTTTCAGCTACAGATATTCCTAATTTAACAAATGTTAGTTCGCTGGCGAGGATGTTCTATAATTGCAATGCATTAACGGAAGTTCCTGGTATAAATAATTGGGATACTAGCCATGTCACAAATATTTCTTATATGTTTCAAAATGCTATTCGATTTAATCAAGATTTGTCGTTTAATACAAGTAATGTAACAAATATGTTCGGCGTTTTTTTTAGAGCGTCTGCCTTTAATAAATCTGTAAGTTTTGATACGAGTAATGTGACTTTGATGGACGCCATGTTCTTTGAGGCAACGAAGTTTAATCAAGCATTAGATTTTAACACCAGCAAAGTGACGTCTATGACTTACATGTTTAGCGGTGCTACTGCTTTTAATAGACCATTGGCATTTGATACAAGTAATGTGGTTTCCATGGAGGGCATGTTTGGTGGAGCTACAAAATTCAATCAGAATTTAGGAGGTTTTACCCTCAAACCGGGTGTGTTTATGGCAGCTTTTGCTGTTAATTCTGGGATTAGCTGCTTTAATCTTAGTAATACTTTAAAAAAATGGGCAGAAAATCCTTTAACACCTAGTGATATAGAGGTTGATTTTGGTAGCATAAATTACCGCAGTGAAGCTCAAGTTTATTATAATCAACTCCTTGCAAAAAATTGGGAAATAGTTTCAGGTGGTGTAGATGCTATGTGTGGTAAAAAACCTTTGGTACTTAAAATTGATTTTAAGGAAACTAGTTTTCCGTGGGCTTTTGTAGGTGCAAATGATTTTCAGTATACGACACAAAAAGTGGGAGAATCGACGGTAAGTGCAGTAAAAACAGGAACTAACAGTTTTATTGTAAATACTATCGGAGAATATATTGTGTCTATTACTCCTCCTTCTAGTAGTGTTGAATTGAATACTCAGGTTCTTAGGATTAATGATCCAATACGTCGAAATATTTTGGAGCTTAAAAATTGGGGGGATGTTAATTGGTATTCGATGGAAGCTTTGTTTCAAAATGCGAGCAGGTTAATCTTGTCTGCGACGGATAAACCCAATTTAATGGATGTATATTCTTTAAGTAGACTTTTTGCAAATTGTGAATCCTTAATTACGGTTCCCAATATTAACAGTTGGGAAACAGGTGAGATAACAGATATGTCTTCTATGTTTGAAAACGCTAAAACCTTTAATCAAACACTATCGTTTGATACGGGGTCGGTAACCTCAATGTATATGATGTTTAGTGGAGCACAATCCCTTAATCAGCCTTTGCGTTTTGATACGAGTAAAGTGATATCCATGGCTCGTATGTTTAGTGGAGCTTCTACTTTTAATCAACCTTTAATCTTTGACACTAGCAAGGTGGTAGATATGTCCTACATGTTTAGTGGCGCTTCTATTTTTAATTTGCCTTTAGCATTTGATACTAGTGCAGCAACCGATATGTCTTATATGTTTCATAATGCAACAGCATTTAATCAACCTTTATGGTTTAATACAAGTTATGTGGAAAATATGACAAGTATGTTTACGGGAGCAGTATCGTTTAACCAATTATTAGCATTTAATACCAGTAAAGTTGTAAATATGAATTGGATGTTTCGAGAAGCAATAGCATTTAATCAGCCTCTAGCTTTTAATACGAGCAATGTGAAAAGTATGGTGGGTATGTTTTTTAATGCAAGTGCATACAATCAACCCATTACCTTTGACACAAGTACGGTAACCAATATGGAATTGATGTTTATGAATGCCTCCGTATTTAATCAAAACTTAGGAAATCTTAAACTTAACTCTGTTGTTAATACCTCTCCTCCTGCGTTATTTGTTTTTGCAGAATATTCGGGGATTGATTGTGTGAACTATGGAAAAACATTAAAAGGTTGGGCGGAAAATAATTTAACACCAAACAATATTATAATGAATTTTGGATCCATTGCTTATGGAACCGATGCAGTACAATATCGCAATCAATTGATAGAAAAAGGGTGGTCGCTAAAGGATGGAGGACTAAATTCTTCTTGCGATTCTTTTTTAGGTACAGATGTGGAAATGCCTTCAAATGATGTGTTTATTTACCCTAACCCTGCAACTAATGAGGTTAACTTTGTGGCAGAACAAGCAAGTAAAGTTCAGGTTTACTCCGCCAATGGTCAACTCATAAAGGAAATTTATTCTACCAAAGGAGGGAATAAACTTAATGTTTCCAGTTTGCCGAATGGGGTTTATATTCTTAAAATAGGTCATCAAACGTCAAGATTTATTAAGAAATAA
- a CDS encoding glutamine synthetase III: MSTLRFKALAELPFRNYRKDNFVDVPVKLSELFCNNVFSEYTMREYLTKEAFSSIMDAIKKGTQIQRHIADQVAVAMKDWAMSKGVTHYTHWFQPLTGTTAEKHDSFFTPIEGDRAIERFNGGMLIQQEPDASSFPNGGIRNTFEARGYTAWDPTSPAFIMGTTLCIPSIFISYTGETLDYKTPLLRALNAVDEAATDVCKAYFDKNVTKVTPTLGWEQEYFLVDSALYMSRPDLVLTGKTLLGHSPAKGQQLDDHYFGSIPTRVMNFMKELEIECMKLGIPVTTRHNEVAPNQFELAPMFEECNVAVDHNSLLMDVMARIAHKHHFHILFHEKPFAGVNGSGKHNNWSLATDTGENLLSPGKNPKKNLQFLTFFVNTIKAVHDYADLMRASIASASNDHRLGANEAPPAIISAFIGSQLFSVLEELEKVTDGKLSPEEKTELKLNVVGKIPEILLDNTDRNRTSPFAFTGNKFEIRAVGSSANCAEVMTVMNVIAAKQLRVFKKEVDALIETGLKKDEAIFNILREYIKQSKNILFEGDGYSDDWAKEAKKRKLNNLKTTPEALKQELNSKFSDLYEELGIYSHREFEARNEIKFEKYSTVIDIEARVLADIARNHIIPAALNYQNRLIENVKGLKEIFGDKEFKILGKEQISLITQISENVSKMKLGVDELLKEKEAAKNAKDSHKQAEAYCNKVKPLFDVIREASDNLEMMVDDELWPMTKYRELLFTR, encoded by the coding sequence ATGTCAACATTAAGATTTAAAGCCTTAGCAGAACTTCCTTTCAGAAATTACAGAAAAGACAATTTCGTGGACGTTCCCGTAAAACTTTCAGAATTATTCTGCAACAACGTGTTTTCAGAATACACCATGAGAGAGTATTTAACGAAAGAAGCGTTCAGCTCTATTATGGATGCTATAAAAAAAGGAACTCAAATCCAAAGACATATTGCAGATCAAGTTGCTGTAGCAATGAAAGATTGGGCCATGTCAAAAGGGGTGACACACTACACGCACTGGTTTCAGCCTTTGACGGGTACAACTGCTGAGAAACACGATTCTTTTTTTACACCTATTGAGGGCGATAGAGCGATAGAACGTTTTAATGGAGGAATGCTGATACAGCAAGAACCAGATGCTTCTTCTTTCCCGAATGGCGGCATCCGTAACACCTTCGAAGCCAGAGGTTATACCGCCTGGGATCCAACTTCGCCAGCATTTATCATGGGAACGACACTTTGTATTCCTTCGATTTTTATTTCTTACACGGGCGAAACTTTAGATTATAAAACACCATTATTAAGAGCATTGAATGCTGTTGACGAAGCAGCAACCGATGTTTGTAAAGCTTACTTTGATAAAAATGTAACCAAAGTGACACCCACTTTAGGTTGGGAGCAAGAATATTTCTTAGTAGATTCTGCCTTGTATATGTCGCGCCCAGATTTGGTATTGACAGGAAAAACCTTGTTGGGCCACTCACCCGCAAAAGGACAACAGTTGGACGATCACTATTTTGGTTCAATTCCCACTAGAGTGATGAACTTTATGAAAGAATTGGAAATCGAATGTATGAAGCTTGGGATTCCCGTAACGACGCGTCACAACGAAGTTGCGCCGAATCAGTTCGAGTTGGCGCCCATGTTTGAAGAATGTAATGTTGCTGTGGATCACAACTCTTTGTTGATGGATGTTATGGCGAGAATTGCTCATAAGCATCATTTCCATATTTTGTTCCATGAAAAACCTTTTGCAGGCGTTAATGGAAGTGGAAAACACAACAACTGGAGTTTGGCAACAGATACTGGTGAGAACCTTTTAAGCCCAGGGAAAAATCCTAAAAAGAACCTTCAGTTTTTGACATTCTTTGTGAACACCATTAAGGCGGTTCACGATTATGCGGATTTAATGAGAGCAAGTATCGCTTCGGCGAGTAATGATCACCGCTTAGGTGCGAACGAAGCGCCACCAGCAATTATTTCAGCTTTTATAGGAAGTCAGTTGTTCTCCGTTTTGGAAGAATTAGAAAAAGTGACGGATGGCAAATTGTCGCCTGAAGAAAAAACAGAATTAAAACTGAATGTTGTTGGAAAAATTCCGGAAATCCTTTTGGATAATACCGACAGAAATAGAACGTCGCCTTTTGCATTTACCGGGAATAAATTTGAGATTCGCGCCGTTGGGTCTTCGGCAAACTGTGCTGAGGTAATGACGGTGATGAACGTTATCGCAGCAAAACAACTGCGAGTGTTTAAAAAAGAAGTTGATGCACTCATCGAAACTGGACTGAAAAAAGATGAAGCGATTTTCAATATTTTGAGAGAATACATCAAACAATCAAAAAATATCTTGTTTGAAGGTGATGGCTATTCGGATGATTGGGCTAAAGAAGCCAAAAAAAGAAAACTTAACAATCTAAAAACCACGCCAGAAGCTTTAAAACAAGAATTAAATTCTAAATTTTCTGATCTTTATGAAGAATTAGGAATTTATTCTCACAGAGAATTTGAAGCTAGAAACGAAATTAAGTTTGAAAAATACTCAACAGTAATCGATATCGAAGCGCGCGTTTTGGCAGATATTGCCAGAAACCATATTATTCCTGCAGCGCTTAATTATCAAAATAGATTGATTGAAAACGTTAAAGGTCTAAAGGAAATTTTCGGTGATAAAGAATTCAAAATTTTAGGAAAAGAGCAAATCAGTTTGATTACTCAGATTTCTGAAAATGTATCAAAAATGAAACTTGGTGTTGATGAACTTCTTAAGGAAAAAGAAGCTGCGAAAAATGCTAAAGATAGTCACAAACAAGCGGAAGCTTATTGCAACAAAGTGAAGCCCTTGTTTGATGTGATTCGTGAAGCTTCAGACAATTTAGAAATGATGGTTGATGATGAACTTTGGCCGATGACAAAATACAGAGAGCTTTTGTTTACTAGATAA
- a CDS encoding fumarate hydratase: MEFSYQEPFPILKDDTQYKKLSSDYVKVEKLGDREILSVDSKALELLSENAMKDVSFLLRSAHLQKLKNIIDDPEATDNDRFVAYNLLQNAAVAVQGALPSCQDTGTAICVAKKGENVYTGANDAEWISKGIYNTYQEQNLRYSQIVPLTMFEEKNSGSNLPAQIDIYAEEGDAYKFLFLAKGGGSANKTFLYQKTKSLLNDASLEAFIKEKIMDLGTAACPPYHLALVIGGTSAEANLAAVKKASAGYYDNLPTEGNMGGQAFRDLEWEKRVQEICQKSSIGAQFGGKYLTHDVRVIRLPRHAASCPVGMGVSCSADRNIKGKITKDGIFLEQLETNPEKFLPATPPHLEEAVTIDLNRPMPEILAELSKYPIKTRLKLNGTLIVARDIAHAKIKELLDAGQPMPEYFKNHPIYYAGPAKTPEGMPSGSFGPTTAGRMDVYVDEFQANGGSMVMLAKGNRSKDVTNACGKYGGFYLGSIGGPAAILAKENIQSVEVVDFPELGMEAVRKIEVVDFPAFIITDDKGNDFFANLA, translated from the coding sequence ATGGAATTTTCATATCAGGAACCATTTCCTATTCTAAAAGACGATACACAATACAAAAAATTAAGTTCAGATTACGTAAAAGTTGAAAAATTAGGTGACAGAGAAATCCTTTCTGTTGATTCTAAAGCTTTGGAACTTCTATCTGAAAACGCCATGAAAGATGTTTCTTTTTTGTTGCGTTCGGCACATTTGCAAAAACTTAAAAATATTATCGACGATCCTGAAGCTACGGATAACGACCGTTTTGTGGCTTACAATCTTCTGCAAAACGCTGCTGTTGCGGTTCAGGGAGCTTTGCCATCTTGTCAGGATACGGGAACAGCGATTTGTGTAGCTAAAAAAGGAGAAAATGTGTACACGGGAGCTAATGATGCAGAATGGATTTCGAAAGGAATTTATAATACGTATCAAGAACAAAATTTAAGATATTCTCAAATTGTTCCGTTAACGATGTTTGAGGAGAAAAATTCGGGTTCTAACTTACCTGCTCAAATTGATATTTATGCGGAGGAAGGCGATGCTTACAAATTTTTATTCCTAGCAAAAGGCGGTGGTTCTGCGAACAAAACTTTCTTGTATCAAAAAACAAAATCTTTGTTGAATGATGCTTCTTTGGAGGCTTTCATCAAAGAAAAAATCATGGATTTGGGAACGGCAGCTTGTCCTCCTTACCATTTGGCTTTGGTGATTGGCGGAACTTCTGCGGAAGCAAATTTAGCAGCGGTGAAAAAAGCAAGTGCAGGTTATTATGACAATCTTCCAACCGAAGGAAATATGGGCGGCCAAGCCTTCCGTGATTTGGAATGGGAAAAAAGAGTTCAGGAAATTTGTCAAAAATCTTCTATCGGAGCTCAGTTTGGTGGAAAATATTTAACGCATGATGTTCGAGTGATTCGTTTACCGCGTCATGCAGCTTCTTGTCCAGTTGGAATGGGCGTTTCTTGCTCTGCGGACAGAAATATTAAAGGAAAAATTACGAAAGACGGAATTTTCTTGGAGCAATTGGAAACCAATCCTGAGAAATTCTTACCTGCAACACCTCCACATTTGGAAGAAGCGGTTACCATCGACTTAAATCGTCCAATGCCAGAAATTCTTGCAGAACTTTCAAAATATCCAATCAAAACCCGTTTAAAATTGAACGGAACGCTGATTGTTGCTAGAGATATCGCTCACGCAAAAATCAAAGAATTATTGGATGCGGGACAGCCCATGCCAGAATATTTTAAAAATCACCCCATTTATTATGCGGGACCAGCTAAAACACCAGAAGGAATGCCTTCAGGAAGTTTCGGACCAACTACGGCGGGAAGAATGGATGTTTACGTAGATGAATTCCAAGCGAATGGCGGAAGTATGGTAATGCTTGCCAAAGGAAACAGAAGTAAAGATGTAACCAACGCTTGCGGAAAGTATGGTGGATTCTATTTAGGCTCTATCGGTGGTCCAGCGGCGATTTTAGCAAAAGAAAACATTCAATCTGTGGAAGTGGTAGATTTCCCTGAATTAGGAATGGAAGCGGTTCGTAAAATTGAAGTGGTAGATTTCCCTGCATTCATCATCACAGACGATAAAGGCAACGATTTCTTCGCAAATTTGGCGTAG
- the fumC gene encoding class II fumarate hydratase translates to MEYRIEHDTMGEVKVPADKYWGAQTERSRNNFKIGPEASMPHEIIEAFAYLKKAAAFANADLGVLPTEKRDMIARVCEEILDGKLNDQFPLVIWQTGSGTQSNMNVNEVISNRAHVLNGGKLGETSEIHPNDDVNKSQSSNDTYPTAMHIAAYKKVVEQTIPAVEKLKITLNEKSDAFKDIVKIGRTHLMDATPLTLGQEFSGYVAQLEFGLRALKNTLPHLSELALGGTAVGTGLNTPKAYDVKVAEYIAKFTGHPFITAENKFEALAAHDAIVESHGALKQLAVSLFKIAQDIRMLASGPRSGIGEIHIPENEPGSSIMPGKVNPTQNEALTMVCAQVLGNDTTISFAGTQGNYELNVFKPVMAYNFLQSAQLIADACISFNDHCAVGIEPNLPRIKELVDKSLMLVTALNTHIGYENAAKIAKTAHKNGTTLKEEAINLGLLTAEQFDEWVKPEDMVGSLK, encoded by the coding sequence ATGGAATACAGAATAGAACACGACACGATGGGCGAAGTAAAAGTCCCTGCCGATAAATATTGGGGTGCCCAAACCGAAAGATCACGTAACAATTTTAAAATTGGTCCCGAAGCATCCATGCCTCACGAAATCATCGAAGCTTTTGCGTATTTAAAAAAAGCGGCGGCTTTTGCTAATGCAGATTTAGGCGTACTTCCAACAGAAAAAAGAGACATGATTGCAAGAGTTTGTGAAGAAATTTTGGACGGAAAACTCAACGATCAATTTCCGTTGGTGATTTGGCAAACGGGTTCTGGAACACAATCCAACATGAATGTGAATGAAGTTATCTCTAACCGAGCTCATGTTCTCAATGGCGGGAAGTTGGGCGAAACATCTGAAATTCATCCAAATGATGACGTCAACAAATCTCAATCTTCCAACGATACTTATCCAACGGCAATGCACATTGCAGCATACAAAAAAGTAGTAGAACAAACCATTCCAGCTGTTGAAAAACTAAAAATTACGTTGAATGAAAAATCCGATGCTTTTAAGGACATTGTGAAGATTGGTAGAACGCATTTAATGGATGCAACGCCATTAACGCTCGGACAAGAATTTTCGGGTTATGTGGCTCAATTGGAATTTGGTTTACGCGCTTTGAAAAACACACTTCCACATCTTTCAGAATTAGCTTTGGGCGGAACAGCAGTTGGAACAGGCCTCAACACCCCAAAAGCTTACGATGTAAAAGTCGCAGAATATATTGCAAAATTTACGGGACATCCTTTCATCACGGCAGAAAATAAATTTGAAGCTTTGGCCGCTCACGATGCAATCGTAGAATCCCATGGCGCTTTGAAACAATTGGCGGTTTCACTTTTCAAAATTGCACAAGATATCAGAATGTTGGCTTCTGGGCCTCGTTCAGGAATTGGCGAAATTCATATTCCAGAAAATGAACCTGGCTCATCCATCATGCCCGGAAAAGTAAATCCCACCCAAAACGAAGCTCTTACTATGGTTTGTGCTCAAGTTTTAGGAAACGACACCACGATTTCGTTTGCAGGAACGCAAGGAAATTATGAACTCAATGTTTTCAAACCTGTGATGGCGTACAATTTTTTACAATCGGCGCAGTTGATTGCAGATGCTTGTATTTCGTTCAACGATCATTGTGCAGTGGGAATTGAACCGAATTTACCAAGAATTAAAGAATTAGTGGATAAATCTTTAATGTTGGTTACGGCATTAAATACGCATATCGGCTACGAAAACGCTGCAAAAATTGCGAAAACAGCTCACAAAAACGGAACAACTTTAAAGGAAGAAGCTATTAATCTTGGATTGTTAACGGCAGAACAATTTGATGAATGGGTAAAACCTGAAGATATGGTGGGAAGTTTGAAGTAG
- a CDS encoding M16 family metallopeptidase, which yields MKKQLTYIAASFLISGMTMAQKLDLNAMPKPGPTPSINIATPKTFKLNNGLTVMVVENHKLPRVNVSLSMDRPPVYEANIAGVNSIMADQLGKGTMSMSKDDFNKRVDFLGSKINFSSNGAFANTLTKYFPEVLGLLADAAINPKFTAEEVQKSKERSIEALKLDEKNAKSIASKVSNAIIYGKNTARGEFETEATNNAIQLKDVQEAYSKYFAPNNAYLVVVGDVKYKDVKKLIENKFGAWKKSDFVYPPTPAVKNVAKTEIVMIDVPSAVQSVININNISTLQKKDPEFFAAEIADYILGGGGEARLFMNLREKNGFTYGAYSDLSTGKYSPEFNAEASVRNEVTDKAVMEFMNELKGITTIKPEELANAKAKLKGDFIRSMEKPETIAGFAVNSQVYNLPKDFYTNYLKSIDQVTIANVQDAAKAYILPNQSRIFVAGKASEVADSLEKLGYPVSYYDKDANKTSKPVAQKIDVTVAQIADKYITAIGGKTALDKVKSISLNADATVQNMPINMTMSRALGGKSLMDIKVMGNSMQKIVFDGTNGKMMAQGQSMDLPEETKAQMLADKLLFPELGFANNKDLKITGVEKINNEDSYGIKDASTTYYYSLSTGLKTGETKTQKMGGQEMTVPVTFSDYKVVDGVKYPFKMSQSMMGQSIDFIIKDYQINKAKDADFKIN from the coding sequence ATGAAAAAGCAACTAACTTACATAGCCGCAAGTTTTCTGATTTCAGGAATGACGATGGCACAAAAACTAGACCTTAACGCAATGCCAAAGCCTGGTCCAACACCAAGCATCAACATTGCAACACCAAAAACTTTTAAACTAAACAATGGTTTAACAGTTATGGTGGTAGAAAACCACAAGCTGCCTCGCGTTAACGTGAGCTTGTCGATGGATCGCCCGCCGGTTTACGAAGCTAACATTGCTGGTGTTAACAGCATCATGGCTGACCAATTGGGAAAAGGCACAATGTCCATGTCTAAAGATGATTTTAATAAAAGAGTCGATTTTTTAGGATCAAAAATTAATTTTAGTTCAAACGGTGCTTTCGCAAACACTTTAACAAAATATTTCCCAGAAGTTTTAGGCTTGTTGGCAGATGCGGCAATCAACCCAAAATTCACGGCCGAAGAAGTTCAGAAATCTAAAGAAAGAAGCATCGAAGCTTTAAAACTTGATGAGAAAAATGCAAAATCTATCGCATCAAAAGTTTCTAATGCTATTATCTACGGAAAAAATACAGCAAGAGGAGAATTCGAAACCGAAGCTACTAACAATGCCATCCAACTGAAAGACGTTCAAGAAGCTTATTCCAAATATTTCGCTCCAAACAACGCCTATCTAGTTGTTGTTGGTGATGTTAAATACAAGGATGTAAAAAAGCTTATCGAAAACAAATTTGGTGCTTGGAAAAAGTCAGATTTCGTTTATCCGCCGACTCCAGCAGTTAAAAATGTTGCTAAAACGGAAATTGTCATGATCGATGTTCCATCGGCGGTTCAGTCGGTTATCAATATTAATAACATCAGCACATTACAAAAGAAAGACCCTGAGTTTTTCGCTGCAGAAATTGCAGATTACATCCTTGGAGGCGGTGGAGAAGCGCGTTTGTTCATGAATCTTCGTGAGAAAAATGGATTCACTTACGGTGCTTATTCAGATTTATCAACAGGAAAATACAGCCCCGAATTTAATGCTGAAGCAAGTGTAAGAAACGAAGTAACAGACAAAGCAGTTATGGAGTTTATGAACGAATTGAAAGGCATAACTACCATAAAACCAGAAGAACTTGCCAATGCAAAAGCCAAACTAAAAGGCGATTTCATCCGTTCTATGGAAAAACCAGAAACCATCGCTGGATTTGCAGTTAATTCTCAGGTTTACAACTTACCAAAAGATTTTTACACCAATTATCTTAAGTCTATTGACCAAGTGACAATTGCTAATGTTCAAGACGCTGCAAAAGCCTATATCCTACCCAATCAAAGTAGAATTTTTGTTGCTGGTAAAGCTTCGGAAGTGGCTGACAGCTTAGAAAAATTAGGCTATCCTGTTAGCTATTATGACAAAGATGCGAACAAAACTTCAAAACCAGTCGCACAAAAAATTGATGTGACCGTTGCTCAGATTGCAGACAAATACATCACAGCTATCGGAGGAAAAACCGCTTTGGACAAAGTAAAATCTATAAGCCTGAATGCCGATGCAACTGTGCAAAACATGCCAATTAACATGACGATGAGCAGAGCTCTAGGCGGCAAAAGTTTGATGGATATCAAAGTTATGGGCAACAGCATGCAGAAAATCGTTTTCGATGGTACAAATGGTAAAATGATGGCGCAAGGTCAATCGATGGATCTTCCTGAGGAAACGAAAGCTCAAATGTTGGCAGACAAATTATTGTTCCCAGAATTAGGATTTGCAAACAACAAAGATCTTAAAATTACAGGCGTTGAAAAAATCAACAACGAAGATTCTTACGGCATCAAAGATGCTTCGACAACTTATTATTATAGCCTTAGCACAGGTTTGAAAACTGGCGAAACCAAAACTCAAAAAATGGGTGGTCAGGAGATGACAGTTCCTGTGACATTTAGTGATTATAAAGTTGTGGATGGTGTTAAATATCCTTTCAAAATGTCACAATCAATGATGGGACAAAGCATCGATTTCATCATCAAAGATTACCAAATTAACAAAGCTAAAGATGCAGATTTTAAAATAAACTAA